In Rickettsiella endosymbiont of Aleochara curtula, one genomic interval encodes:
- the fabZ gene encoding 3-hydroxyacyl-ACP dehydratase FabZ encodes MSDVMDIQEILSYLPQRYPILMIDKVISIEPGKSIVAIKNVTVNEPYFLGHFPGNPIMPGVLILETMAQATGILALHANRENKEGFLYLFAGIDDARFKRPVVPGDQLLIEAEVIKVKGNIWKCKVTAKVDNELACEATLMGAGRKC; translated from the coding sequence ATGAGCGACGTTATGGATATCCAAGAAATACTATCTTATTTACCGCAGCGTTACCCTATTTTAATGATCGACAAAGTCATTTCAATAGAGCCGGGAAAATCGATAGTGGCTATAAAGAATGTAACCGTTAATGAACCTTATTTTTTGGGTCATTTTCCCGGTAATCCTATTATGCCAGGCGTACTTATTTTAGAAACGATGGCGCAGGCGACAGGCATACTCGCTTTACATGCTAATAGAGAAAATAAAGAAGGTTTTTTATATCTTTTTGCCGGTATTGATGATGCACGTTTTAAACGGCCAGTAGTGCCCGGCGATCAGTTATTAATTGAAGCTGAGGTCATAAAGGTAAAAGGTAATATTTGGAAATGTAAAGTCACTGCAAAAGTGGACAACGAATTGGCTTGTGAAGCAACACTCATGGGTGCTGGGAGAAAATGCTAA
- the ispC gene encoding 1-deoxy-D-xylulose-5-phosphate reductoisomerase encodes MKSLTILGATGSIGVSTLDVINQHPTRFNVIALTAHYNIDLLFQQCLRFKPNYAVVGSENLCENLQQRLRAESVKTQVLFGRDALAFVASLDEVDTVMAAIVGAAGLLPTLAAIKAKKQILLANKEALVMAGSLFIEEAQRAQTTLVPVDSEHNAIFQCLHGQVAPGSACKSLAKIILTASGGALRHKPLEQLSATTPTQACQHPNWRMGRKISVDSATLMNKGFEVIEAYFLFGLTLEQIEVVLHPQSIVHSFVEYLDGSLLAQLGSPDMRIPISYALAFPERITNSVTSLDLLKVARLDFLAIDEKRYPCLNLAYQALRIGGTATTILNAANEIAVQAFLDGKIYFTDIAKLNQDVLEKIHSRPVTNLGIILEDDNLAREIAKEMILKHYSASEAKMMRKASIIH; translated from the coding sequence ATGAAATCGCTAACTATTTTAGGTGCAACCGGATCGATAGGTGTTAGTACTTTGGATGTTATCAATCAGCATCCAACGCGTTTTAATGTGATTGCTTTAACCGCGCACTACAACATTGATTTACTATTTCAACAATGTCTAAGATTTAAGCCTAATTATGCCGTGGTTGGCAGTGAAAATTTATGTGAAAACCTGCAGCAACGTTTGCGCGCGGAATCTGTAAAAACCCAAGTATTATTCGGTAGGGATGCTTTAGCTTTTGTTGCCAGTCTCGATGAAGTGGATACAGTAATGGCCGCTATTGTTGGCGCCGCAGGCTTATTACCGACCTTAGCCGCTATTAAAGCCAAAAAACAAATATTGCTGGCGAATAAAGAAGCCTTAGTTATGGCAGGTTCTTTGTTCATAGAAGAAGCACAACGCGCGCAAACTACATTGGTGCCTGTAGATAGTGAACATAATGCTATCTTTCAGTGTTTACATGGACAAGTTGCACCCGGTAGCGCCTGTAAAAGTCTGGCGAAAATTATTTTAACCGCATCGGGCGGTGCCTTACGACATAAACCCTTAGAGCAATTGTCAGCGACTACACCTACACAGGCTTGTCAACATCCGAATTGGCGTATGGGACGCAAAATTAGCGTCGACTCTGCGACGCTCATGAATAAGGGTTTTGAAGTCATAGAGGCCTATTTTTTGTTTGGCCTTACACTCGAGCAAATTGAAGTGGTGTTACATCCGCAGAGTATCGTACATTCATTCGTAGAATATTTAGATGGATCCCTGTTAGCGCAATTAGGCAGCCCTGATATGCGTATCCCTATCTCTTATGCCTTGGCCTTTCCAGAAAGAATTACCAACTCAGTCACTTCATTAGATTTATTAAAAGTCGCACGCTTGGATTTTTTAGCGATTGATGAAAAGCGCTACCCCTGTTTAAACCTAGCTTATCAAGCACTGCGCATCGGTGGGACAGCGACAACAATACTGAATGCTGCGAATGAAATTGCGGTACAAGCGTTTTTAGACGGTAAAATCTATTTTACTGATATTGCCAAGCTTAATCAGGATGTGCTGGAAAAAATTCATTCACGACCCGTTACTAATCTAGGTATTATATTGGAGGATGATAATTTAGCGCGTGAGATTGCTAAAGAGATGATTTTAAAGCATTATAGCGCTTCAGAAGCGAAAATGATGCGAAAAGCGTCCATCATCCATTAA
- the lpxA gene encoding acyl-ACP--UDP-N-acetylglucosamine O-acyltransferase, whose product MIHALAIVDPAAKLSPNVSVGPWSIIGPDVEVGPNTIIGPHVVLKGPTRLGAHNKIYSFSSIGDDPQDKKYQGEKTHLEIGDHNVIREYCTINRGTAQDKSLTKIGHHNLFMVGSHIAHDCVIGDHAIFVNNVALAGHVTIGDYAILGAYSAVHQFCHIGDHSFIAASSMVRQNVLPYILVEGGHEARACGLNKEGLRRSGFTDEAISILRCAYKLIFRKNLTVEQALEELKPLEFNSPQVRLMAEALKNSERGIIR is encoded by the coding sequence ATGATACATGCGCTGGCAATTGTTGACCCCGCGGCTAAGTTAAGCCCTAATGTGAGTGTAGGACCTTGGAGTATTATTGGACCTGACGTAGAGGTAGGTCCTAATACTATTATTGGACCCCATGTTGTATTGAAAGGTCCCACGCGTTTGGGCGCACATAACAAAATTTATTCTTTTTCATCCATCGGTGATGATCCGCAGGATAAAAAATATCAAGGAGAAAAAACCCACTTAGAGATAGGTGATCATAATGTTATTCGCGAGTATTGCACGATTAATCGCGGTACCGCACAAGATAAAAGCTTAACTAAAATTGGTCACCATAATCTTTTCATGGTTGGTTCTCACATTGCACATGATTGTGTGATTGGCGATCATGCTATTTTTGTTAATAATGTGGCTTTGGCTGGTCATGTGACCATCGGAGATTACGCTATCTTAGGTGCTTATAGTGCCGTGCATCAGTTTTGTCATATTGGCGATCATAGTTTTATTGCCGCTTCAAGTATGGTAAGGCAAAATGTATTACCCTATATTTTGGTTGAAGGCGGACATGAAGCTCGTGCTTGTGGTCTTAACAAAGAAGGTCTAAGAAGAAGTGGTTTCACCGACGAAGCGATTAGTATTTTACGCTGTGCGTATAAATTAATTTTCCGGAAAAATTTAACCGTTGAACAAGCCTTAGAAGAACTAAAGCCTTTGGAGTTCAATTCTCCTCAGGTGAGACTCATGGCAGAAGCACTTAAAAATTCTGAACGTGGCATCATTCGTTAA
- the lpxB gene encoding lipid-A-disaccharide synthase — MASFVKLPLRIGIVVGEASGDLLAADLCKELKRRQIPFIVVGITGPELQQQGAYSLLPMERLSVMGLGEILKQLPQLLRCRREVTEYFISNPPDVFIGVDAPEFNLDLEKKLKKHGIRTIHYVSPSVWAWRRWRLKKIAKAVDLMLCLFPFEKRFYEEHKIPVQFVGHPSADEIPFAVDSLAARKDLGLPESASIVAILPGSRRNEINYLGELFLQTALRCYQQDPKLIFVVAMLNQAREQQFLQLAHQITPDLPLQVIRGKSRQVMAASNVVLLASGTATLEAMLLKKPMVVAYRMSKLSYWMAKLLIKVDYIALPNLLAKKLLVPEFIQEKANADSLSQALFYYLNNPDIVSKLEKEFLVLHQQLSCHASKQAVDAVLKILNTHSI, encoded by the coding sequence GTGGCATCATTCGTTAAACTACCACTTCGCATTGGCATCGTGGTTGGCGAGGCCTCAGGCGACTTGCTGGCTGCGGATCTTTGCAAAGAATTAAAACGCCGACAAATCCCATTTATTGTTGTTGGAATTACCGGCCCAGAACTTCAGCAACAAGGCGCGTATTCTTTATTACCCATGGAACGCTTGTCTGTCATGGGTTTAGGTGAAATCCTGAAACAGTTGCCACAGCTACTGCGTTGTCGGCGGGAAGTTACTGAATATTTTATTTCAAATCCTCCGGACGTGTTTATTGGCGTTGATGCGCCCGAATTTAATCTAGATTTAGAAAAAAAATTAAAAAAGCATGGCATACGCACGATACATTATGTGAGTCCTAGCGTTTGGGCATGGCGTCGCTGGCGCTTAAAAAAAATTGCAAAAGCGGTCGACCTAATGTTATGCCTATTTCCCTTTGAAAAACGTTTTTATGAAGAACATAAAATTCCCGTGCAATTTGTTGGTCATCCTAGTGCCGACGAAATTCCATTCGCTGTCGATAGCTTAGCAGCGCGTAAAGACTTAGGTTTGCCCGAATCTGCATCCATTGTTGCTATACTGCCCGGCAGTCGACGCAATGAAATTAATTACTTAGGTGAATTATTTCTTCAAACAGCGTTGCGTTGTTATCAACAAGACCCCAAGCTAATTTTTGTCGTTGCCATGCTAAATCAAGCAAGGGAGCAGCAATTTCTTCAACTAGCTCATCAAATTACACCTGATCTTCCTTTGCAGGTGATACGCGGGAAATCTCGCCAAGTCATGGCAGCGTCTAATGTAGTATTGTTGGCTTCTGGTACCGCTACCTTAGAAGCGATGCTACTAAAAAAACCAATGGTGGTTGCTTATAGGATGAGTAAACTATCTTATTGGATGGCAAAACTTTTAATTAAAGTTGATTATATTGCTTTACCTAATTTATTAGCTAAGAAGTTATTGGTTCCGGAATTTATTCAAGAAAAAGCTAACGCTGATAGCTTGTCGCAAGCACTCTTTTATTATTTGAACAATCCAGATATTGTGAGTAAACTAGAAAAAGAATTTTTAGTACTCCATCAACAACTAAGTTGTCACGCAAGTAAACAAGCAGTGGATGCGGTATTGAAAATTTTAAACACACACTCGATTTAA
- the lpxD gene encoding UDP-3-O-(3-hydroxymyristoyl)glucosamine N-acyltransferase: MQRRHTLQEIARLIGADLKGDPNCLISGIMALQSAKAGQISFLDNKRYLKYLAATQASAVILNAESLKHAPNNALVVADPYLAFAKVAKLFERLPQVIREIHTTAVIAKDCHIHPSVSIAPYVVIGANTRLDEGVVIGAACVIGENVVIGANTRLASHVSVCADTQIGERVIIHNGSVIGSDGFGLAKENNKWVKIPQLGKVQIGHDVEIGANVSIDRGALGDTIIGDGVKLDNQIQVGHNVTIGENTAIAGCTGIAGSTHIGKNCMIGGGVCINGHIEIVDNVYITGMSSVVHSIRHPGIYSSTHTTQPVREWQKNSVRFRQLDQLAKRLRKTEALVNNISIDND, from the coding sequence ATGCAGCGTCGACATACATTACAAGAAATTGCTCGTTTGATCGGTGCTGATCTGAAAGGCGATCCGAATTGTTTGATCAGCGGCATTATGGCGTTGCAAAGCGCAAAGGCAGGGCAAATTTCTTTTTTAGATAATAAACGTTATCTAAAATATCTTGCAGCTACACAAGCCTCCGCGGTTATTCTAAATGCAGAAAGTTTAAAACATGCTCCGAATAATGCCTTAGTCGTTGCTGATCCTTATCTTGCATTTGCTAAGGTCGCTAAATTATTTGAACGATTGCCGCAAGTCATACGCGAAATTCATACAACGGCTGTCATAGCTAAAGATTGTCATATTCACCCTAGTGTGAGTATTGCCCCATACGTTGTAATAGGCGCTAACACGCGTTTAGATGAAGGCGTAGTGATAGGTGCAGCTTGTGTGATAGGCGAAAATGTTGTTATTGGTGCCAATACACGTTTAGCATCGCATGTGAGTGTGTGTGCAGATACGCAAATAGGCGAGCGTGTGATTATTCACAATGGTAGCGTTATTGGTAGTGATGGTTTTGGTTTAGCCAAAGAAAATAATAAATGGGTTAAGATTCCTCAATTAGGAAAAGTGCAAATAGGTCATGACGTCGAAATCGGAGCTAATGTCAGTATTGATCGTGGCGCGCTAGGCGATACGATCATCGGTGATGGTGTGAAATTAGATAACCAAATACAGGTAGGCCATAACGTTACGATAGGCGAAAATACGGCTATTGCAGGATGCACAGGCATTGCTGGAAGTACGCATATTGGTAAAAACTGCATGATTGGTGGTGGAGTTTGTATCAATGGACATATAGAAATTGTGGACAATGTTTATATTACTGGCATGTCGAGTGTCGTACATTCTATCCGACATCCTGGAATTTATTCTTCCACACATACGACGCAACCGGTGCGTGAATGGCAAAAAAATAGTGTGAGATTTCGTCAGTTGGATCAATTAGCTAAAAGATTGCGAAAAACTGAAGCATTGGTTAATAATATATCAATCGATAATGATTAA
- a CDS encoding phosphatidate cytidylyltransferase, which yields MLKLRILTALILIPLVIIGIFYTSEFYFKLFTAAIMLLAAWEWSRLSAWIDVPQRCLYVGVQAAILFLILPYLDYAGLIKIGLIFWGLLSVYLIWAGSKPLLPMISPGITAGLGWLIISLCWVALQKLQMTPVYLMFMLLIIWLADTAAFVSGRLWGQHLLAPTLSPKKTWEGFIIGLLFTFFAAMLMFYFFHGIKPTLWQMCLLVLLTGLAAVVGDLFESQLKRLRGLKDSGQLLPGHGGILDRIDSLLAAAPVFTGSLLLLGLVT from the coding sequence ATGCTTAAACTTAGAATTTTAACTGCATTGATTTTGATTCCCTTAGTTATAATTGGAATTTTTTATACATCGGAATTTTATTTTAAGCTATTTACAGCGGCAATTATGTTACTAGCTGCTTGGGAATGGTCACGTTTGAGTGCTTGGATAGATGTACCTCAGCGATGCTTATATGTAGGCGTGCAAGCGGCGATTTTATTTCTTATTTTACCTTACTTAGACTATGCCGGACTTATAAAAATTGGTTTGATTTTTTGGGGTTTACTAAGCGTTTATTTAATTTGGGCAGGTAGCAAACCTCTATTGCCAATGATTAGTCCTGGGATCACTGCTGGTTTAGGTTGGTTAATCATTAGTTTATGTTGGGTGGCGCTACAAAAATTGCAAATGACACCGGTTTATTTAATGTTTATGCTGTTGATTATTTGGTTAGCCGATACCGCAGCGTTTGTCAGTGGTCGTTTATGGGGGCAGCATCTCTTAGCGCCGACTTTGAGCCCCAAAAAAACCTGGGAAGGGTTTATTATTGGTTTATTATTTACTTTTTTTGCAGCGATGCTTATGTTCTATTTTTTCCATGGAATCAAACCCACGCTATGGCAAATGTGTTTATTGGTATTATTGACGGGTTTAGCGGCAGTGGTTGGAGATTTATTTGAAAGTCAACTAAAACGACTACGAGGGTTAAAAGATAGTGGTCAGTTATTACCTGGTCACGGTGGAATTCTGGATCGGATCGATAGCTTATTGGCTGCAGCCCCCGTGTTTACAGGATCTTTATTACTGTTAGGTTTAGTAACATGA
- the bamA gene encoding outer membrane protein assembly factor BamA — translation MLRHLLRTFLVGSLSIIFFFALPAQAFTVNRIEIDGLQGISRDTVLSYLPVSTGQSFQSYQSSAVINALYATGFFSDVTLEEQANALIIKVVERPTISEVDITGNKEIPKDKLKQILKKIGLVRGRLFDKATLDRFVSQLRTQYDNMGKYSARVTPIITPLPNNRVSVRIAISEGLTVEIADISIVGNHVFSERKLRAALPLGTHHFWSFFTNADQYSQDRLSATLDALQSYYMDRGYLKFKIDSTQATLTPDRKHVYLIIHVTEGPLYKLSGFQFTGTAIVSQTKLHKLLVPLQSGQIFSREKIVAAEQGIKKSLGDFGYIFATVNTVPQVDEENKTVFLTFYVDPGNRVYVRHINISGNLKTQDLVFRRLLRQQEASVISESDMKASIRQLNLSGFLEGQPQLTPVPIAGYTDQVDLDVNINEAHAAQALFSLGYGTNGPVVGASLNQNNVFGTGNQLALNFNNTRAATVYSISYNNPYYTLDGIQRGYDLFYQRSTPGDLNTTTYNTNTYGGDLHYVIPFDERGDSLLLQGGLQKLQLNLPPTNQQSLEVQKFVAQHGVQFNQFLFTLGWSRNSLDRLVFPTNGIYQSANVQLALPVGGQPLYYYKTNYSGTGYLPFKHNFILESRLSLGYGNGFASTSGLPFFTNYYAGGIGTDGQVRGYEISSLGPRDTNGYPLGGNVMTVGSLALIVPNPVSDKLRTSIFVDAGNTYSTQGVTHPPNVIRGGTASGPLRYSAGIDVDWRVPVFNVTLSFSIAKAMNPQPGDQTQVFQFNIGTGF, via the coding sequence ATGTTACGACATTTATTGAGAACTTTTTTAGTAGGATCGTTATCGATCATTTTTTTCTTTGCTTTGCCTGCGCAAGCTTTTACCGTCAATCGCATAGAGATCGATGGTCTCCAAGGCATTAGTCGTGATACGGTGCTCAGTTATTTGCCCGTTAGCACCGGCCAATCTTTTCAATCCTATCAATCATCTGCTGTCATCAATGCACTGTATGCGACCGGATTCTTTAGTGATGTCACATTAGAAGAGCAAGCTAATGCCTTGATTATAAAAGTGGTGGAAAGACCGACCATTAGCGAAGTCGACATCACCGGTAATAAAGAAATTCCTAAAGATAAATTAAAGCAAATCTTAAAAAAAATTGGCTTAGTTCGTGGCCGCTTATTTGACAAAGCTACTTTAGATCGTTTCGTTTCACAGTTGCGTACGCAGTATGACAATATGGGTAAATATTCAGCACGCGTAACACCTATTATTACGCCGTTGCCTAATAACCGAGTATCGGTACGTATTGCTATTTCTGAAGGTCTTACTGTAGAAATTGCTGATATTTCCATAGTCGGTAATCATGTTTTTAGCGAAAGAAAATTACGTGCTGCCTTACCCTTGGGCACGCATCACTTTTGGTCTTTTTTCACCAATGCGGATCAATATAGCCAAGATCGATTATCCGCTACGTTAGATGCCTTACAATCTTATTATATGGATCGGGGTTATCTTAAATTTAAAATAGATTCTACGCAGGCTACGCTAACGCCCGATAGGAAACATGTTTATCTTATTATCCATGTCACTGAAGGGCCACTATACAAACTCAGTGGTTTTCAGTTCACCGGAACTGCTATCGTCTCGCAAACAAAATTACATAAACTATTAGTGCCTTTACAAAGTGGCCAGATATTTTCGCGTGAAAAAATTGTAGCGGCAGAGCAGGGTATCAAAAAATCACTAGGTGATTTTGGTTATATTTTTGCGACCGTTAATACCGTACCCCAAGTTGATGAAGAAAATAAAACCGTTTTTTTAACCTTCTATGTTGATCCGGGTAATCGAGTCTATGTACGACATATCAATATATCCGGCAATCTAAAAACGCAGGATCTGGTATTTCGGCGTTTGTTGCGCCAACAAGAAGCCAGTGTGATTTCAGAATCGGATATGAAGGCATCTATAAGACAGCTTAATCTCAGTGGTTTTCTGGAAGGACAGCCACAGTTAACACCGGTTCCCATTGCTGGATATACCGATCAGGTGGATCTCGATGTCAATATAAATGAAGCGCATGCCGCACAAGCTTTATTTAGTTTAGGTTATGGTACCAACGGACCGGTAGTCGGAGCCTCTTTAAATCAAAATAATGTTTTCGGAACCGGGAATCAATTAGCTTTAAATTTCAATAATACGCGCGCGGCAACGGTTTATAGTATTAGTTATAATAATCCTTATTACACCTTGGATGGCATACAACGCGGATATGATCTGTTCTATCAGCGATCTACGCCCGGTGATCTGAATACCACGACCTATAATACGAATACCTATGGTGGTGATCTGCATTATGTTATTCCTTTTGATGAACGTGGGGATAGCTTACTGCTACAAGGTGGCTTACAAAAATTACAACTTAATTTGCCACCTACTAATCAACAATCGCTGGAAGTGCAAAAATTTGTTGCGCAACACGGTGTACAATTTAATCAATTTTTATTTACACTGGGCTGGTCACGAAATAGCTTAGACCGGTTGGTATTTCCCACCAATGGAATTTATCAAAGTGCCAACGTACAACTTGCCTTGCCGGTCGGCGGTCAACCTTTATACTATTATAAAACAAATTACTCCGGAACAGGTTATTTGCCTTTCAAGCATAATTTTATTCTGGAAAGTCGTCTAAGCTTAGGTTACGGTAATGGTTTTGCTTCGACGTCTGGATTGCCTTTTTTCACCAATTATTATGCAGGCGGTATCGGTACCGATGGTCAAGTAAGAGGCTATGAGATCAGTTCTTTAGGGCCTAGAGATACCAACGGTTATCCTCTGGGAGGTAATGTGATGACGGTCGGTAGCCTAGCTTTAATTGTGCCTAATCCGGTGTCTGATAAATTAAGAACCAGTATTTTTGTCGATGCGGGTAATACTTATTCGACTCAAGGTGTTACTCATCCGCCTAATGTTATTAGGGGCGGCACTGCCTCAGGGCCCCTCCGTTATTCCGCTGGAATAGATGTGGATTGGCGAGTTCCAGTTTTTAATGTAACATTAAGCTTTAGCATAGCGAAGGCCATGAATCCTCAACCAGGCGATCAAACCCAAGTCTTCCAGTTCAATATTGGAACAGGTTTTTAA
- a CDS encoding isoprenyl transferase: MSTLDTTHELKRPRHIAIIMDGNGRWAKQRHLPRVLGHQEGVKAVRKVIKLCGEIGIEVLTLFAFSSENWQRPEQEVNYLMTLFLNTLKNEIDKLAKNNVQLRMVGNLERFNQPLREWIDKSQALTAKNTGLQLVIAVNYSGQWDIVQAAQKIINQLKSGTLESEILTREIFANYLSLADLPGVDLLIRTSGEYRISNFLLWQLAYTELYFTDTLWPDFDEQELNKALHFYAQRERRFGCTSEQLAEINA, encoded by the coding sequence ATGTCAACGCTAGACACTACTCATGAACTAAAACGTCCACGCCATATCGCCATTATTATGGATGGCAATGGCCGTTGGGCAAAGCAACGGCATTTACCTCGGGTGCTAGGCCACCAAGAAGGTGTGAAAGCGGTGCGTAAGGTGATTAAACTGTGTGGCGAAATCGGTATTGAAGTGCTTACTTTATTTGCCTTTAGTAGTGAAAACTGGCAGCGCCCTGAACAAGAAGTTAACTATTTAATGACCTTATTTCTGAATACCTTAAAAAACGAAATTGATAAATTAGCTAAGAACAATGTGCAATTAAGAATGGTGGGTAATCTAGAACGGTTTAATCAGCCATTACGTGAATGGATCGACAAATCTCAGGCTTTAACGGCTAAAAATACCGGTCTGCAATTGGTCATTGCGGTCAATTATAGTGGCCAATGGGATATTGTCCAGGCTGCTCAGAAAATCATCAATCAACTTAAGTCAGGCACATTGGAAAGTGAGATATTAACTCGAGAAATCTTTGCTAATTATTTAAGTTTGGCTGATTTGCCTGGTGTAGATCTGTTGATCCGCACCAGTGGCGAATATCGAATTAGTAATTTTCTACTCTGGCAATTAGCTTATACTGAACTGTATTTTACTGATACTTTGTGGCCTGATTTCGATGAACAAGAATTAAATAAGGCTTTGCATTTTTATGCGCAACGAGAACGGCGATTTGGATGCACTAGCGAGCAACTCGCGGAAATAAATGCTTAA
- a CDS encoding OmpH family outer membrane protein, with protein MNKVCLVSIITLMTGLLTVSAQAEEVKLAVVDMQVVLQKAPQIAKINEALTRQFKGRQDSIVKEQNALRKEAENLQKNAAVMNAADRSALENKLMTDENKVKSMVASFQSDLSKQQSESLHGFSQQLDGVVSKVAAQSGYDLVIQKGSTLYAKNNLDITQQILDALKRA; from the coding sequence ATGAACAAAGTTTGCTTAGTATCTATCATCACATTAATGACAGGTCTGCTGACCGTGTCGGCTCAAGCAGAAGAAGTAAAATTAGCTGTCGTGGATATGCAAGTGGTATTACAAAAGGCTCCACAGATTGCCAAAATTAATGAAGCATTAACCCGCCAATTTAAAGGTCGACAAGATAGTATCGTTAAAGAGCAAAACGCATTACGCAAAGAAGCAGAGAATTTACAAAAAAATGCGGCAGTCATGAATGCGGCGGATCGAAGCGCTTTAGAGAATAAGCTCATGACCGATGAGAACAAGGTTAAGTCGATGGTTGCTTCTTTTCAAAGTGATTTATCTAAACAACAAAGTGAATCATTACACGGTTTTAGTCAGCAACTAGACGGCGTGGTTAGTAAAGTAGCGGCGCAATCCGGTTATGATTTGGTCATTCAAAAAGGTAGCACTTTATATGCTAAAAATAATCTTGATATTACACAGCAAATTTTAGATGCGCTAAAAAGAGCTTAG
- the frr gene encoding ribosome recycling factor has translation MIGTIKLTTEQGMQKALEALKVNLAKLRTGRAHPSLLEQLRIPQYGGKEVPLNHVASITVADARTLLVTPWEKSSIPTIEKAIIQSNLGLNPLTAGNVIRVPLAMLTEERRRDMSKLVKQEAEDARVSIRNYRQDANHQLKEMIKKKLITEDEERRAKDMIQKMTDKNIAEVEKIAKTKEEELMQI, from the coding sequence ATGATAGGAACGATAAAATTAACAACCGAACAAGGGATGCAAAAAGCATTGGAAGCCTTAAAAGTTAACTTAGCCAAGTTACGCACCGGCAGGGCGCATCCGAGTTTATTAGAGCAATTACGCATTCCTCAATATGGCGGTAAAGAAGTGCCTTTGAATCATGTGGCGAGTATTACCGTCGCTGATGCACGAACCTTGTTGGTTACGCCTTGGGAAAAATCGTCTATTCCCACTATCGAAAAAGCCATTATTCAATCTAATTTAGGTTTAAATCCGTTAACCGCAGGCAATGTTATTCGTGTTCCTTTAGCCATGCTAACCGAAGAACGTCGACGCGATATGAGTAAATTGGTCAAACAAGAAGCAGAAGATGCTCGCGTATCCATTCGTAATTATCGTCAAGATGCGAATCACCAGCTTAAAGAAATGATTAAGAAAAAGCTCATTACTGAAGATGAAGAACGTCGCGCTAAAGACATGATACAAAAAATGACTGATAAAAATATCGCTGAAGTAGAAAAGATAGCAAAGACTAAAGAAGAAGAGTTAATGCAAATTTAA